The Deltaproteobacteria bacterium sequence GACTGCCCGGATAAAGCATTAAAAGCGAAAAGTTTAGAGTCTTTATGGTCATGAAATGAAGTATCCGGGTCAGATATTCAATCCCTTTACCTTTTTCTTGACTTCATTAAAATGAATGTTATCCTGGCTTTATACTTAAAAGACATAGCTGGAAGAAATTGAACGGCAGGCGAGAAGCATGATTTCCAGTTTATCCTATGTTCTTTATAAGAATTTTTCATTAAATAAAATAACCCATGAATGATGACTGAAAATATCCTTTATTATGGTGACAACCTGGACGGCCTTCGCCGTTATGTCAAAGACGAATCAGTCGCTCTGATCTATCTTGATCCACCTTTTAACACCAGCCAAAATTATAAAGCTCTTTTTCGCGAACAAAACGGAAGCAGATCAGCCGCCAGAATAGAGACCTTTGAGGATAGTTGGCGCTGGGACCGGGCCGCTGCGTCTGCCTGTCAAGAAATAGCGGATTCTAGCGGCAGGGTCGGTGAGGTTATGCAGGCCTTGCGGTTGAGCATTGGCCAAAATAATCTGCTTGCCTATCTGGCCATGATGACTCCAAGACTGCTGGAACTTAAGCGTGTCCTCAAGCCGACCGGCGCTATTTATCTGCACTGTGACCCAGCGGTCAGCCATTATCTTAAGATGCTCATGGACGCCGTGTTTGGTCCTTTAAACTATAGAAACGAGATTATATGGAAACGTGCTCAAACGAAATCCCGTGTCAAAGGCCGTCTTTCTAAGGCCCATGATGTGATTCTTTTATATGTAAAATCACGAAGGGCCAGGTTTGAGCGTCAATACAGAAAGCATGATCCGGAATATGTAAAGAAGTTCTATCGCTTCATCGAACCGGGCACGGGCAGAAGATATATGCTGGATAATCTGGCTCACCCAAACAAGAATCAGCCAGATCTGACCTATGAATTCCCTCCAGGAAGCGGCGTCGTCAGGGTTTGGCGCTGGACAAAAGAAAGAATGACCAAGGCCTGGGAAGAAGGACGCGTCGTGATCCCTGAAAAGGGGAAAGTGGCGCGATACGTCCGCTATCTCGACGAAATGCCTGGAATCCCGGTTACAGACATCTGGGATGACCTTGAGCCCCTGAAGGGTTCCGAGCGGGAAAGCCTGGGGTATCCCACACAAAAGCCTGAAGCCTTACTCGAGCGCATTATCAAACTCAGCAGTCATGAAGGGGACCTGATATTAGATCCGTTTTGCGGCTGTGGAACCGCTATCGCCGTGGCAGAACGTCTAAAAAGGAAATG is a genomic window containing:
- a CDS encoding site-specific DNA-methyltransferase encodes the protein MMTENILYYGDNLDGLRRYVKDESVALIYLDPPFNTSQNYKALFREQNGSRSAARIETFEDSWRWDRAAASACQEIADSSGRVGEVMQALRLSIGQNNLLAYLAMMTPRLLELKRVLKPTGAIYLHCDPAVSHYLKMLMDAVFGPLNYRNEIIWKRAQTKSRVKGRLSKAHDVILLYVKSRRARFERQYRKHDPEYVKKFYRFIEPGTGRRYMLDNLAHPNKNQPDLTYEFPPGSGVVRVWRWTKERMTKAWEEGRVVIPEKGKVARYVRYLDEMPGIPVTDIWDDLEPLKGSERESLGYPTQKPEALLERIIKLSSHEGDLILDPFCGCGTAIAVAERLKRKWIGIDITQLAITLLKNRLYHASGDEAKYKIIGEPTSLAEAQALMRQDPFQFQWWALGLVSAWPVGSKEDLENGPHGRLDFHDDPRGRKKQIVFWVKAGPISVSHVQDLKELIEQTKAEIGVLMTLQEPAQPLRSEAAEAGYYESPWGKHTRLQILSISDLLKGKRVDCPPAHYVSVTHKKTPKAKIKDKEQLELL